In Cicer arietinum cultivar CDC Frontier isolate Library 1 chromosome 7, Cicar.CDCFrontier_v2.0, whole genome shotgun sequence, a single window of DNA contains:
- the LOC101490978 gene encoding uncharacterized protein, giving the protein MRSPSAMLNSTLDSEPSSPSTTIDSNPQISSPLPSSVLRLWRQAAQRNLRNQWSQLASFRDQWSSISSSARSYANALVNSHLSQRYMPNMKLGVLSDMPDIRKRACFKLFKQQELQRSQLLLSYKDMVAVVSKMINVSRSMKCFFRGSNNSPLLQFSYNAEEQSGSGDSGDGGGIPVFAFFSISSHEKLVEELVQMFRMELCLKRLLVLEFISIGYDASEVNQLHWSDQLYADEFKDLSDCNMYCELIHGPVPPCLRDGKSDMGALRFDNQPNPEVLQVYLTSWLAEVNINTFRVNEIFAIVGEEMHVSIG; this is encoded by the exons ATGCGCTCACCCTCTGCGATGCTGAACTCAACCCTAGACTCAGAACCATCGTCTCCTTCAACAACCATCGATTCCAATCCTCAAATCTCTTCTCCACTTCCCTCCTCAGTCCTCAGGTTATGGAGACAAGCCGCGCAACGGAATCTCAGAAACCAGTGGTCACAATTGGCATCGTTCAGGGATCAATGGTCCTCTATTTCTTCCTCCGCAAGATCTTACGCTAATGCTCTCGTCAACTCTCATCTTTCTCAAAG GTACATGCCTAATATGAAGTTGGGTGTTTTGAGCGATATGCCTGATATAAGAAAGAGAGCTTGTTTCAAACTATTCAAGCAGCAG GAACTTCAAAGGAGCCAATTATTGCTGTCTTATAAGGACATG GTGGCCGTTGTAAGTAAAATGATCAATGTAAGCAGATCAATGAAGTGTTTTTTCAGAGGATCAAACAATAGTCCACTATTACAATTTTCCTACAACGCTGAAGAGCAGAGTGGCTCTGGAGATAGTGGAGATGGTGGTGGAATTCCAGTATTTGCATTCTTCTCAATCTCTTCACATG aGAAATTGGTGGAGGAGCTGGTTCAGATGTTCAGAATGGAATTGTGTTTAAAG CGTCTACTTGTTCTTGAATTTATTTCCATTGGTTATGATGCTTCAGAAGTAAACCAGTTGCATTGGTCAGATCAGCTTTATGCTGATGAATTCAAAGATTTGAGCGACTGCAATATGTACTGTGAGTTGATTCATGGACCCGTTCCACCATGTTTGCGGGATGGGAAATCTGACATGGGTGCTTTAAGATTTGACAACCAACCCAACCCTGAGGTTTTACAG GTTTATTTAACATCATGGCTTGCAGAGGTGAACATAAACACTTTCAG GGTGAATGAGATATTTGCAATTGTTGGGGAGGAAATGCATGTTAGTATAGGTTAA